A window from Natronorubrum aibiense encodes these proteins:
- a CDS encoding cupin domain-containing protein produces MPEEPPIDSESPAASVLRNPTEIDIDDLDDWGPVPDMIEGESHTAGMILYTGPDGESESGIWSCTPGHWECTVERDEFCHFLEGSATYTHKDGTVTEIEPGTIAMFPAGWTGTCCVHETVRKVYMCR; encoded by the coding sequence ATGCCTGAGGAACCACCGATCGACAGCGAGTCACCGGCCGCGAGCGTGCTTAGGAACCCGACCGAGATCGACATCGATGACCTCGACGACTGGGGTCCGGTTCCAGACATGATCGAGGGTGAGTCCCACACGGCAGGGATGATTCTTTACACCGGACCTGACGGCGAGTCGGAAAGCGGTATCTGGTCCTGTACGCCCGGCCACTGGGAGTGTACGGTTGAGCGAGACGAGTTCTGCCACTTCCTCGAGGGCAGCGCGACCTATACACATAAAGACGGTACTGTCACCGAAATCGAGCCGGGAACGATCGCAATGTTCCCAGCCGGCTGGACCGGAACCTGCTGCGTCCACGAAACCGTGCGTAAAGTGTACATGTGCCGATGA